Proteins from a single region of Candidatus Eremiobacterota bacterium:
- a CDS encoding CoA transferase, with amino-acid sequence MRVLDASTMIAAPSTAAMLADFGAEVVKLERPGSGDHVRRYGATKSGIGLYWKALARNKKSVALDLHSPGAQALLLRWLPSFDVFVENFRPGTLERWNLAPQRLLAAAPQLVVLRVTAFGQDGPYRDRAGFGTLAEAMTGIAAVSGYEDRPPLLPAFPLADVMAGQAATAAVCAAYVRRLRTGEGEVIDFAIYEAVMKLVESQLTEYAANGTLHRRLGNRMEDTAPRGAYRCEGGRYVALSGSTQEVAERVLRTVGGDALVADPRFRTNADRVANGAALDAIVEGFCEGRPRDAVIEILTGAGCAVGPLESIDSVFENPQIAARGSLARLHDPDLGEVVINNAFPRFERAGAPPLEPGPSQVGAHTAEVLSRDLGLSAAELQELAASGAIADPRYRDRRTGTT; translated from the coding sequence GTGCGGGTTCTCGACGCCTCGACGATGATCGCCGCGCCGTCGACCGCCGCGATGCTCGCCGACTTCGGCGCCGAGGTCGTGAAGCTCGAGCGCCCCGGCTCCGGCGACCACGTTCGCCGCTACGGCGCGACGAAGAGCGGGATCGGCCTGTACTGGAAGGCGCTGGCGCGGAACAAGAAGAGCGTCGCGCTCGACCTGCACTCGCCCGGCGCGCAGGCGCTGTTGCTGCGCTGGCTCCCCTCGTTCGACGTCTTCGTCGAGAACTTCCGGCCGGGCACGCTCGAGCGCTGGAATCTCGCGCCGCAGCGATTGCTCGCCGCCGCGCCGCAGCTCGTCGTGCTGCGCGTGACCGCGTTCGGGCAAGACGGTCCGTACCGCGACCGCGCCGGCTTCGGCACGCTCGCCGAAGCGATGACCGGGATCGCCGCGGTCTCCGGCTACGAGGACCGCCCGCCGCTGCTCCCGGCGTTTCCGCTCGCCGACGTGATGGCGGGGCAAGCCGCAACCGCCGCGGTCTGCGCCGCGTACGTGCGCCGCCTGCGAACCGGCGAAGGCGAGGTGATCGACTTCGCGATCTACGAGGCGGTGATGAAGCTGGTCGAGTCGCAGCTCACCGAGTACGCCGCGAACGGCACGCTGCACCGCCGGCTCGGCAACCGCATGGAAGACACCGCGCCGCGCGGCGCCTACCGCTGCGAGGGCGGCCGCTACGTCGCGCTCTCCGGGAGCACGCAAGAAGTCGCCGAGCGCGTCCTGCGCACGGTCGGCGGCGACGCGCTCGTGGCCGATCCGCGCTTTCGCACCAACGCGGACCGCGTCGCGAACGGCGCGGCGCTCGACGCGATCGTCGAGGGGTTCTGCGAAGGGCGCCCGCGCGACGCGGTGATCGAGATCCTCACCGGCGCCGGCTGCGCGGTCGGCCCGCTCGAGTCGATCGACTCGGTCTTCGAAAACCCGCAGATCGCCGCGCGCGGCTCGCTCGCTCGCTTGCACGATCCGGATCTCGGCGAGGTGGTGATCAACAACGCGTTTCCGCGCTTCGAGCGGGCCGGCGCGCCGCCGCTGGAGCCCGGGCCTTCTCAGGTCGGCGCGCACACCGCCGAGGTGTTGAGCCGCGACTTGGGCTTGTCCGCGGCCGAGCTGCAAGAGTTGGCGGCGTCCGGCGCGATCGCCGACCCTCGTTACCGGGACAGGCGCACCGGGACGACGTAA
- a CDS encoding EamA family transporter yields MTPVVLALVLSAALMHAAWNALAKRARPASTSAFVWLCTAASAALWVPLVAVYVVLARPARGLDAVVLAFIVGTAVLHSLYFLALQRGYRDGDLSLVYPLARGTGPLLSSIAAVVWLGERPGVLGALGIAAILGGIFLATGATLRVPHVRTSVVYGVATGATIAAYTLWDKHVVAALAFSPILYEVSRSVVQCAVMAPLVAGRERRAAVMATWSACRREIAGIAVLSPIAYVLVLFALAQAPVSLVAPAREISIVFGALLGARLFGEGDAVRRGAAAALMFGGIVALARA; encoded by the coding sequence CTGACGCCCGTCGTTCTCGCGCTCGTGCTGAGCGCGGCTCTGATGCACGCGGCGTGGAACGCGCTCGCGAAGCGCGCGCGGCCGGCGAGTACGAGCGCGTTCGTCTGGTTGTGCACGGCGGCCTCAGCGGCGCTGTGGGTTCCGCTCGTCGCGGTGTACGTCGTTCTCGCGCGGCCGGCGCGCGGCCTCGACGCCGTCGTGCTCGCGTTCATCGTCGGCACGGCGGTGCTGCACTCGCTGTATTTTCTGGCGCTGCAGCGCGGGTACCGCGACGGCGATCTCTCGCTGGTCTATCCGCTCGCGCGCGGCACGGGGCCGCTGCTCTCGTCGATTGCCGCGGTGGTGTGGCTCGGCGAGCGGCCCGGCGTGCTCGGCGCGCTCGGGATCGCGGCGATCCTCGGCGGAATCTTTCTCGCGACCGGCGCGACGCTGCGCGTTCCGCACGTCCGCACCTCGGTGGTGTACGGGGTGGCGACCGGCGCGACGATCGCGGCGTACACGCTGTGGGACAAGCACGTCGTCGCCGCGCTGGCGTTCTCGCCGATCCTCTACGAGGTGTCGCGCTCCGTCGTGCAGTGCGCCGTGATGGCGCCGCTGGTCGCCGGCCGCGAGCGGCGCGCCGCCGTCATGGCGACCTGGTCGGCGTGCAGGCGCGAGATCGCCGGGATCGCCGTCCTCTCGCCGATCGCCTACGTCCTGGTGCTCTTCGCGCTGGCGCAGGCGCCGGTGAGCCTCGTCGCGCCGGCGCGTGAGATCAGCATCGTCTTCGGCGCGCTGCTCGGCGCGCGGCTGTTCGGCGAAGGCGACGCCGTCCGGCGCGGCGCCGCCGCCGCGCTGATGTTCGGCGGAATCGTCGCGCTGGCGCGCGCCTGA